GACGATGCCGGAAAAGGCGCGACGCAGGTTGGCGGCCAACTGATGCAATGGCTGCTCGCGGGTCAGGTTGAGGCTGGCCATGGCTTCGTGGGTTGGCTCGAACGGGTGCTGGAAGCTCTCGTCGATCTTCAGCAGCCAGTTGAAGTGGAAGGCGTCGTTGCGCTCGCGGCGGAACTGACGCACGGCCTTGATGCCGATGGCCATTTCGCGGGCGACTTCAGCCGGGTCGTTGACGATCATGCGGTAGCGTTGCTGCGCCGCTGCGCCGAGGGTCGCGCCGATGAAATCATGCAGCTGCTGCAGGTACGTGCTGGCGCTCTTCGGGCCGGTGAGAATGACCGGGAAGGGCAGGTTCTGGTTATCCGGGTGGGTGAGGATGCCCAGTAGGTAGAGGAACTCTTCGGCCGTGCCGGCGCCGCCCGGGAAGATGATGATGCCGTGGCCGACGCGGACGAAGGCTTCCAGACGTTTCTCGATATCCGGCAGGATCACCAGCTCGTTGACGATCGGATTCGGTGCCTCGGCGGCGATGATGCCCGGCTCGGTTAGGCCCAGGTAGCGGCCGGTGAGGTTGCGCTGCTTGGCGTGGCTGATGGTGGCGCCCTTCATCGGCCCCTTCATCACGCCCGGGCCGCAGCCGGTGCAGATATCCAGGCCGCGCAGGCCCAGCTCGTGGCCGACCTTCTTGGTGTACTTGTATTCCTCGGTGCTGATCGAGTGGCCGCCCCAGCACACCACCATCTTCGGTTCGACGCCGCTGCGCAGGGTCTTGGCATTGCGCAGCAGGTGAAAGACGTAATCGGTGATGCCTTCGGAACTGTCCAGATCGATGCGCTTGTGCTCCAGCTCGCTCTGGGTGAAGACGATGTCGCGCAGGGCGCTGAACAGCATCTCGCGGGTGCTGGCGATCATCTCGCCGTCGACGAAGGCATCGGCTGGTGCGTTCAGCAGCTCCAGGCGGATGCCGCGATCCTGCTGGTGGATCTTCACTTCGAAGTCCGGGTACGCCTCGAGGATGGTCTTGGCGTTATCACTGTGCGAGCCGGTATTGAGGATCGCCAGGGCACACTGGCGGAACAGGCGATACACGCTGCCCGAGCCGGTTTCGCGCAGTTGCTGCACTTCGCGCTGGGAGAGGGTTTCCAGGCTGCCCTTGGGGCTGACGGAGGCGTTGATCGTGGAGCGTTTGAGCATGAGGGGCGATCCTTCGGCGGCAAGGCGGAGTGTGACGCAGACAGGCCGTCCGTGTGGACGGCCCGGAGGGAGCTGTCAACGTGACAGTTTGAGGTTGTTCCAGATGGCCAGGCTGGGGCCAGCCAGGTTCATGCTGTAGAAGTGCAGGCCCGGCGCGCCGCCTTGCAGCAGGCGCTCGCACATCTCGCTGATGACCTGTTCGCCGAAGGCGCGAATGCTGTCGCTGTCGTCGCCATAGGCTTCCAGCTGCTTGCGCACCCAGCGCGGGATCTCCGCGCCGCAGGCGTCGGAGAAGCGCGCCAGCTTGCTGTAGTTGGTGATCGGCATGATGCCCGGCACCACCGGGATATCCACGCCCAGTTTCTGCACGCGCTCGACGAAGTAGAAGTAGCTGTCGGCGTTGAAGAAGTACTGGGTGATGGCGCTGTCGGCACCGGCCTTGGCCTTGCGTACGAAGTTGGCGATGTCGCTCTCGAAGTTGCGCGCCTGCGGGTGCATCTCCGGGTAGGCAGTCACTTCGATATGGAAGTGATCACCGGTTTCAGTGCGAATGAACTCGACCAGCTCGTTGGCGTAGCGCAGCTCGCCGCTGGCCATGCCCATACCGGATGGCAGGTCACCACGCAGGGCAACGATGCGCTTGATACCGGCGTTCTTGTACAGGTTGAGCAGCTCGCGCAGTTCGGCCTTGCTGTCGCCGACGCAGGACAGGTGCGGGGCGGTGGGCACCTTGATCTCGCCATCGAGTTGCAGCACGGTGTTCAGGGTGCGGTCGCGGGTCGAGCCCCCGGCACCATAGGTGCAGGAGAAGAAATCGGGTTTGTAGGTTGCCAGTTGGCGCGCTACGTCCATCAGTTTTTCATGCCCGGCTTCGGTCTTGGTGGGGAAGAACTCGAAGCTGTAGCGGCGTTCTTGGCTCATAGGGTTTCTAGCCTTGGAGACGTAGGGTGGATGGCGTTTTTCCATCCACCTTGCGGGAAGTCGGCGGTGGATAAGCCAGGGGCTTATCCACCCTACGCATTAGTAGCGATAAGCGTCCGGCTTGAACGGGCCTTCCACGGTCACGCCGATGTAGTCGGCCTGCTGCTTGGTCAGCTGGGTGACCACGCCGCCGAAGCCCTTGACCATTTCCAGTGCGACTTCTTCGTCGAGCTTCTTCGGCAGCACTTCCACGGTCAGACGCTCGGCCTTCTTCTCCGGGGAGAGGTCGGCGAACTTCTGCTCGAACAGGAAGATCTGCGCCAGCACCTGGTTGGCGAAGGAGCCGTCCATGATGCGGCTCGGGTGGCCGGTGGCGTTGCCCAGGTTCACCAGACGGCCTTCGGCCAGCAGGATCAGGTAGTCGTCGTTGGTCGGATCGAAGCTGCCGGCGCCGGTGCGGTGGATCTTGTGCACCTGCGGTTTGACCTCTTCCCATGCCCAGTTCTTGCGCATGAAGGCGGTGTCGATCTCGTTGTCGAAGTGGCCGATGTTGCACACCACGGCGCGCTTCTTCAGGGCCTTGAGCATGTTGGCATCGCAGACGTTGACGTTACCGGTGGTGGTGACGATCAGGTCGATCTTGCCCAGCAGTGCCTTGTCGATGCTGGCCTCGGTGCCGTCATTGATGCCGTCGATGTACGGCGATACCAGCTCGAAGCCATCCATGCAGGCCTGCATGGCGCAGATCGGGTCGATCTCGCTGACCTTGACGATCATGCCTTCCTGGCGCAGCGACTGCGCCGAGCCCTTGCCCACGTCGCCGTAGCCGATCACCAGCGCCTGCTTGCCCGACAGCAGGTGGTCGGTGCCGCGCTTGATGGCGTCGTTGAGGCTGTGACGGCAGCCGTACTTGTTGTCGTTCTTGCTCTTGGTCACCGCGTCGTTGACGTTGATCGCCGGGATCTTCAGCTCGCCCTTAGCCAGCATGTCGAGCAGGCGGTGTACGCCGGTGGTGGTTTCTTCGGTGACGCCGTGGATGCGCTCGAGCATCTGCGGGTATTTCTTGTGCAGGATCTCGGTCAGGTCACCGCCGTCGTCCAGCACCATGTTGGCGTCCCACGGCTTGCCATCCTTGAGGATGGTCTGCTCGATGCACCACTCGTACTCTTCCTCGGTCTCGCCCTTCCAGGCGAACACCGGGATGCCGGCGGCGGCGATGGCGGCAGCGGCCTGATCCTGGGTGGAGAAGATGTTGCAGCTGGACCAGCGGACTTCGGCGCCCAGGGCGGTGAGCGTCTCGATGAGCACGCCGGTCTGAATGGTCATGTGGATGCAGCCAAGGATTTTCGCGCCTTTCAGCGGTTGGCTGGCGGCGTACTTACGGCGCAGGCCCATCAGTGCCGGCATCTCGGATTCGGCAATGATCAGTTCTTTACGGCCCCAATCGGCCAGGGAAATATCGGCGACCTTGTAGTCGTTGAAAGCGCTCATTAAAGCTCTCCATTCGTTGTCTGCGAATGGGCGCCGTTGATGCGTTTGGATAACGCCCCATCCGAGCCTGACAGGTCATACCTGCTGCAGCGCCCCTCGGACAGGTGGCGGGAGCGACCGGAGCGGTGCCGGTCGCGATAAAGCCCGCTGATTATAGCGAGCCGAGCGTCTACACCCAAGGCTTTCCGTCCGGTTGCTGTCGCTTACGCTTCCCCCTGTTTCGTGCCGCACCTTGATCCGGGCCTGATCACGTGTAGCTGAACCTGGGCTGAGCGCTGCGCGTGCTGACAGCTGTTGTGACAAGAGGTCGCTTGGCCGTACCGGGGCGAGCCGCGATACTGGCGCCCCCTGGTGTTCGGAAGTTGCGTCGATGACCTCGAAGAAATCCCTGTTGCTGATCTGCGTCTGTCTGGCACTGGCGGCCTGTGGCGGCGTCGACCCCGACTCGCCGCTGGGCAAGCGGCAGGCTGCATTCAAGGACATGCTCAAGGTCAGCGAGGACCTGGGCGGCATGTTGCGCGGTCGCATTCCATACGACGAGGCGGGGTTTATCGCCGGCGCGGCTGAGCTCGATCGCCTGGCGCACGAGCCCTGGCAGCATTTTCCGGATGTGCGCGACGACGAGCGCAGCAAGGCCAACCCGGAACTCTGGCAGCGCCAGGTGCAATTCCAGGCGATGGCTCGCGATCTGGAGCAGACCACGGCGGCGCTGGTGCAGGCGACCACGGCGCCACCGCTGCGTCGCTCTGCGCTGGAGCCGGCGATGCGCGCGGTCGAAGACAGCTGCGAAGCCTGCCACAAGGAGTTCCGCGTCTACTGACGGTCATGCCCCGTTGCGCTATGTGGGCCGAGCTGTGCCGGCTGGATCAGTGCCGTGGCGGTGCTGGATTGAAAGCTTGTGACGCCGGCCGCCATCAACTGCCGGCCCAGGTGTGCGACTTCCGGGTGGTTGAAGAACGCCAGCAACTGTTCGGCACGCTGGCGGCTGATGCCGGGGCGTTGTAGCCATTCGGCGCGGCTGCGTGCCTGTAATGTCGCCCAGTCATCTTGTGCCTGCAGGGTAAGGCCCGACGGTGCGCCGAGTGCTTGCAGCCACTGTTGCAGCGGTCGCTGCCGGGCCAGGGTGAAGGCTTGCTGCAACTGTACGGCGCGTCGCGGGCCGATGCCTGATACATGTTGCAGCTGTTGCGCGTCGAGTTCCAGCCAGTCGAGCAGGCCATCGATACGCTGGTTGGCCAGCAGCGTATTCCAGGTGCCCGGCCCTACGCCCGGCAGGTTCAGCCCCCGCTTGCCCGACAGCCAGTTGAGCCGGGCCTGGAATTGTTGCTCGCAGCCGGCGCTCAGGCGCCAGCAACTCAGGGCGTGGTATTGCGCGGGATCGGGTGCCTGCACGGCCGCGCGTTCGGGGCTGCGCCAGATCACCTGATCGAGGCGGGGAATGGTCAGGCCCGCCAGACGGATGGCCACCTGATCACCAGGACGTATATCGAGGGCTTCCCAGGCCGGCAGCGAACCCAGGGCGACCCGGCTGATCCGGCGCTCGTCGAGTTCGACCGTCTGCAAGCGCAGGATCGGCGTGATGCGACCGCTGCGGCCGATATTGAATTGCACAGCCTGAACCACGGCCAGCGCTTGCTCCGGCGGGTATTTCCAGGCAATTGCCCAGTGCGGCGCCTCGGCTTGCCAGCGTGCGCCGGCGGGGCGCGTGCCCTGGCGCACGACCACGCCATCACTGGCGAAGGGTTGCGGCGTGGTGAACCAGCGCTGGCGCCAACGGCGCGCCTCTTCAAGGCTTTCGAGTGGCTGGGTATACGCCAGCGCATCGTCGAAGCCCAGGCGCTGCAGAGCCTGCAGGCGCTTGGGCATCTGCGCCGGGCCATCCGGCCAGTCCCAGACGAACAGGCCAATGGCCGTGGCTTCGTCGGCCTGCAGCGATTGCCGCGCCATCAGCCCGGCCACCTTGCCGCGGGCGCCAACGCCGCCGTCGCGGCGCTGCACATGGCCGTCCAGGCGCCAGTAGAGTCGCCCTGCAGTACGGCGTCGCGTGGCTCTTTCAGGCGCATGGGAATGGCAGGTAATTGCTGCGCGCGGGCTGTCCAGTCCTGGCCCTGACGCCCGTCGCCCCGACTGATGGCCTGCTGCAGAACGCCAGCGCGGTAGACCAGGGTCACGGCCACGCCATCGACCTTGGGCTGGATCCACAGGTCGTCGCGATTGGCGATCCATTCGCCCACCGCCGCTTCGTGCAGTTTGCGCAGGCCGGTCTGTGCGATGGGGTGGGCGAGTTTGCCGCTGCTACCGGCCAGCGGCTCCGGCAAATGCCCGAGTGCACCGGCAAAGCATTGCTGCCAATGTTCCAGGCGTTCGCGGGCCTGGTCGTAGAGCGTATCGGCCACCAGCGCCTGGCCGTGATTGTGATAGGCGTCGTCCCAGTGGGCGACTTGCTGGCTGAGGGCGGCGAACTCGGTTTTGGCGCGACTGTCAGGCCAGTCGGGGCAGGGGATGGCCTGGGCAGCCAGGGGCAGGAGTAAGAGCAGCAGGATAGATTTCATCGCGGAGCTTCCTTGCTCGGGTGGTGCCTTGAGCCTAGCAGGCCAGATCGGCGGTTGCGAAAAGTTCTCTCTTCAGGAAGACGAAAACGCATGCGCATGACCGCTTTTTATGGTGCTTGACGATCTGATTGATTGGGTTTTATTGGGGTACTTGCGTGTGGCTTGCAGATTCGCGCGCCTTGTTTGCGTCGTCTGTCAGGATGCACTCAAGGGCCTGAGTACGAGGCCCGGTAAATAGGTGCTCAGGCACGAAAAAACCCCGCCAGATCGCTCTGGCGGGGCTTTCGTTTTCAGGGGCTTACAGGCCGGCAGCGGCGCGCAGGTCGGCGGCCTTGTCGGTGCGTTCCCAGGTGAAGGTGGTGAAGCTGTCGTCGCCGACGGTCTTGGACTGCGGCGTGCGGCCGAAGTGGCCGTAGGCGGCGGTGTCCTGGTACATCGGGTGGAGCAGGTCGAGCATCTTGGTGATGGCGTACGGACGCAGAT
This region of Pseudomonas wenzhouensis genomic DNA includes:
- a CDS encoding c-type cytochrome → MTSKKSLLLICVCLALAACGGVDPDSPLGKRQAAFKDMLKVSEDLGGMLRGRIPYDEAGFIAGAAELDRLAHEPWQHFPDVRDDERSKANPELWQRQVQFQAMARDLEQTTAALVQATTAPPLRRSALEPAMRAVEDSCEACHKEFRVY
- the ppnN gene encoding nucleotide 5'-monophosphate nucleosidase PpnN, which gives rise to MLKRSTINASVSPKGSLETLSQREVQQLRETGSGSVYRLFRQCALAILNTGSHSDNAKTILEAYPDFEVKIHQQDRGIRLELLNAPADAFVDGEMIASTREMLFSALRDIVFTQSELEHKRIDLDSSEGITDYVFHLLRNAKTLRSGVEPKMVVCWGGHSISTEEYKYTKKVGHELGLRGLDICTGCGPGVMKGPMKGATISHAKQRNLTGRYLGLTEPGIIAAEAPNPIVNELVILPDIEKRLEAFVRVGHGIIIFPGGAGTAEEFLYLLGILTHPDNQNLPFPVILTGPKSASTYLQQLHDFIGATLGAAAQQRYRMIVNDPAEVAREMAIGIKAVRQFRRERNDAFHFNWLLKIDESFQHPFEPTHEAMASLNLTREQPLHQLAANLRRAFSGIVAGNVKENGIRLIEEHGPYEIRGEATIMRPLDRLLQAFVEQHRMKLPGGSAYEPCYRVID
- the ahcY gene encoding adenosylhomocysteinase, producing the protein MSAFNDYKVADISLADWGRKELIIAESEMPALMGLRRKYAASQPLKGAKILGCIHMTIQTGVLIETLTALGAEVRWSSCNIFSTQDQAAAAIAAAGIPVFAWKGETEEEYEWCIEQTILKDGKPWDANMVLDDGGDLTEILHKKYPQMLERIHGVTEETTTGVHRLLDMLAKGELKIPAINVNDAVTKSKNDNKYGCRHSLNDAIKRGTDHLLSGKQALVIGYGDVGKGSAQSLRQEGMIVKVSEIDPICAMQACMDGFELVSPYIDGINDGTEASIDKALLGKIDLIVTTTGNVNVCDANMLKALKKRAVVCNIGHFDNEIDTAFMRKNWAWEEVKPQVHKIHRTGAGSFDPTNDDYLILLAEGRLVNLGNATGHPSRIMDGSFANQVLAQIFLFEQKFADLSPEKKAERLTVEVLPKKLDEEVALEMVKGFGGVVTQLTKQQADYIGVTVEGPFKPDAYRY
- the metF gene encoding methylenetetrahydrofolate reductase [NAD(P)H], whose amino-acid sequence is MSQERRYSFEFFPTKTEAGHEKLMDVARQLATYKPDFFSCTYGAGGSTRDRTLNTVLQLDGEIKVPTAPHLSCVGDSKAELRELLNLYKNAGIKRIVALRGDLPSGMGMASGELRYANELVEFIRTETGDHFHIEVTAYPEMHPQARNFESDIANFVRKAKAGADSAITQYFFNADSYFYFVERVQKLGVDIPVVPGIMPITNYSKLARFSDACGAEIPRWVRKQLEAYGDDSDSIRAFGEQVISEMCERLLQGGAPGLHFYSMNLAGPSLAIWNNLKLSR